One segment of Deinococcus metalli DNA contains the following:
- a CDS encoding 1,4-alpha-glucan branching enzyme: MSEPLPLDHGHLQKLVTADLVRPDHLLGAHVVTENGVEGVRFGVWAPGAQHISVVGDFNGYNGFDNAMQRLDFGYWGVFVPSARHGHRYKFRVTGADGRTVDKIDPYGRFFEVRPATASIVWQQDYTWSDDAWMAKRSQGFDQPVSIYEVHLPSWKKRGDGWFMNYRDLAHDLGEYVTYMGYTHVELLGVMEHPFDGSWGYQVTGYYAPSSRMGNPEDFKYFVDHLHGLGIGVILDWVPGHFPTDDFALAKFDGSPLYEYADPRKGFHLDWNTYIFDYGRNEVVMFLIGSALTWLQDFHIDGLRVDAVASMLYLDFSRTEWIPNVHGGRENLEAIAFLKRLNEVVHHMAPGCMIVAEESTAFPGVTTPSPFGLGFDYKWAMGWMNDNLRYFEEDPLWRKYHHHALTFYNAYRTTENYVLAISHDEVVHLKKSMVMKMPGDWYTQRAGYRAFLAMMWATPGKKLLFMGQDFAQSTEWAAAEGLPWYMADQPDHRGVMNLVRRLNTLYRERPDWHTGDLKDEGLTWINADDTDNSVYTFLRRDPDSPAWSLIVANMTPMFRENYPVGTPQGGEYRVLLSTDDGEFGGFGTQQPNLTATDDGFNFQTHALRLNLPPNSVLVLEALDTPTVSEQR; this comes from the coding sequence ATGAGTGAACCGCTGCCGCTCGACCACGGCCACCTGCAGAAGCTCGTTACGGCCGACCTGGTTCGTCCCGACCACCTGCTGGGCGCCCACGTCGTCACCGAGAACGGTGTCGAGGGCGTGCGGTTCGGCGTGTGGGCGCCGGGCGCGCAGCACATCAGTGTGGTCGGTGACTTCAACGGCTACAACGGCTTCGACAACGCCATGCAGCGCCTCGACTTCGGGTACTGGGGCGTGTTCGTGCCCTCGGCCCGCCACGGGCACCGTTACAAGTTCCGCGTCACGGGGGCCGACGGCCGCACCGTGGACAAGATCGACCCGTACGGCCGCTTCTTCGAGGTCCGGCCCGCCACCGCCAGCATCGTGTGGCAGCAGGACTACACCTGGAGCGACGACGCGTGGATGGCCAAGCGCTCCCAGGGCTTCGACCAGCCCGTGAGCATCTACGAGGTCCACCTGCCCAGCTGGAAGAAGCGCGGCGACGGCTGGTTCATGAACTACCGCGACCTCGCGCACGACCTGGGCGAGTACGTCACGTACATGGGCTACACGCACGTGGAGCTGCTGGGCGTGATGGAACACCCCTTCGACGGCTCGTGGGGTTATCAGGTGACCGGCTACTACGCCCCCAGCAGCCGGATGGGCAACCCGGAGGACTTCAAGTACTTCGTGGATCACCTGCACGGCCTCGGCATCGGTGTGATCCTCGACTGGGTGCCGGGCCACTTCCCGACCGACGACTTCGCGCTCGCCAAGTTCGACGGCAGCCCGCTGTACGAGTACGCCGATCCCCGCAAGGGCTTCCACCTCGACTGGAACACGTACATCTTCGACTACGGCCGCAACGAGGTCGTGATGTTCCTGATCGGCTCGGCCCTGACGTGGCTGCAGGACTTCCACATCGACGGCCTGCGCGTGGACGCCGTGGCGAGCATGCTGTACCTCGACTTCTCGCGCACCGAGTGGATTCCCAACGTGCACGGCGGCCGCGAGAACCTCGAAGCCATCGCCTTCCTCAAGCGCCTGAATGAGGTCGTGCACCACATGGCCCCCGGCTGCATGATCGTCGCGGAGGAGAGCACCGCATTCCCGGGCGTGACCACGCCGAGTCCGTTCGGCCTGGGTTTCGACTACAAGTGGGCGATGGGCTGGATGAACGACAACCTGCGCTACTTCGAGGAAGACCCGCTGTGGCGCAAGTACCACCACCACGCCCTGACCTTCTACAACGCCTACCGCACCACCGAGAACTACGTCCTGGCCATCAGCCACGACGAGGTCGTGCACCTGAAAAAGAGCATGGTCATGAAGATGCCCGGCGACTGGTACACCCAGCGCGCCGGCTACCGAGCCTTCCTGGCAATGATGTGGGCCACGCCCGGCAAGAAGCTGCTGTTCATGGGCCAGGACTTCGCGCAGTCCACCGAGTGGGCCGCCGCCGAGGGCCTGCCGTGGTACATGGCGGACCAGCCGGACCACCGCGGCGTGATGAACCTCGTGCGGCGCCTGAATACCCTGTACCGCGAGCGGCCCGACTGGCATACCGGCGACCTGAAAGACGAGGGCCTGACGTGGATCAACGCGGACGACACCGACAACTCGGTGTATACCTTCCTGCGCCGTGATCCGGACAGCCCGGCGTGGAGCCTGATCGTGGCGAACATGACGCCCATGTTCCGCGAGAACTACCCGGTCGGCACGCCCCAGGGCGGCGAGTACCGCGTGCTGCTCTCCACCGACGACGGCGAGTTCGGCGGCTTCGGCACGCAGCAGCCCAACCTGACCGCAACCGACGACGGCTTCAACTTCCAGACCCACGCCCTGCGCCTGAACCTGCCGCCCAACAGCGTTCTGGTGCTGGAGGCGCTGGACACGCCGACCGTCAGCGAACAGCGGTGA
- a CDS encoding FAD:protein FMN transferase — protein MKSSLTGLLRGLRPPALVRSVYEHLLGTEVEVQVVADTRALGEAAEGAALDEIRRLTAVFNRFDPDSELRRWLAQPGERVLLSPDLREVLALADHWRVRSGGAFHPGADALGAVWEEAARADQRPDHALLERLVHDLHADPWTLHPDGHATLHATSPLGLNALAKGYIVDRAAEAAARSPGVRQVLVNAGGDLRTVGPRGVAVSVADPRTRRDDAPPVARVRVQGGALASSGTAHRGVEIAGQWYSHVIDPRTGQPVTGTAGATVLAPDCATADALATVVGVLPPADALALVETQPSSAALLVLQDGQTRVGTRWPALTSS, from the coding sequence GTGAAGTCGTCCCTGACTGGCCTGCTGCGTGGCCTGCGTCCCCCCGCCCTGGTCCGCAGCGTGTACGAGCACCTGCTCGGCACCGAGGTCGAGGTGCAGGTCGTGGCCGACACGCGTGCCCTGGGCGAGGCGGCCGAAGGGGCGGCGCTGGACGAGATCCGGCGCCTGACGGCCGTGTTCAACCGCTTCGACCCGGACAGCGAACTGCGCCGCTGGCTGGCCCAGCCCGGCGAGCGCGTCCTCCTCAGCCCGGACCTCCGCGAAGTGCTCGCGCTGGCCGACCACTGGCGCGTCCGGTCGGGCGGGGCCTTCCATCCCGGCGCAGACGCTCTGGGGGCCGTGTGGGAGGAGGCCGCGCGGGCCGACCAGCGTCCAGACCACGCGCTGCTGGAGCGGCTGGTGCATGACCTGCACGCCGATCCCTGGACCCTGCACCCGGACGGCCACGCGACCCTGCACGCGACGTCTCCGCTGGGGCTGAACGCGCTGGCGAAGGGGTACATCGTTGACCGGGCAGCGGAGGCCGCCGCGCGCTCGCCGGGGGTGCGGCAGGTGCTGGTGAACGCCGGCGGCGATCTGCGTACCGTCGGGCCGCGCGGCGTGGCCGTGTCGGTGGCCGATCCGCGCACCCGGCGGGACGACGCGCCGCCGGTCGCGCGGGTGCGGGTGCAGGGCGGCGCGCTCGCCAGCAGCGGCACCGCCCACCGGGGCGTGGAGATCGCCGGCCAGTGGTACTCGCACGTGATCGACCCGCGCACCGGGCAGCCGGTCACCGGGACGGCTGGCGCGACGGTGCTCGCCCCAGACTGCGCCACGGCCGATGCGCTCGCCACGGTGGTCGGCGTGCTGCCGCCGGCCGATGCGCTGGCACTGGTCGAGACCCAGCCATCAAGCGCCGCCCTGCTCGTTCTTCAGGACGGTCAGACGCGCGTCGGCACGCGCTGGCCAGCATTAACGTCAAGCTAA
- a CDS encoding DUF2271 domain-containing protein: protein MTDTRRRFLGKLAATAATLTLGRYAGAAAPAATGKAWASGMALDITFTVATKAGGYIKRPFVAVYIEDAQGTTVRNLTVWLKQGRLNPRWLAELRRWTRQNGDLVETVSSATRNPGTYAVSWDGKDDKGKLLPQGEYYVVVESAREHGPYSLVREKVTVGAAAFKKAFTADNDIEAASVSFGKA, encoded by the coding sequence ATGACCGACACCCGACGCCGCTTCCTCGGCAAACTCGCCGCCACCGCCGCCACCCTCACCCTCGGCCGGTATGCCGGAGCGGCCGCGCCCGCCGCGACCGGCAAGGCCTGGGCCTCCGGCATGGCGCTGGACATCACCTTCACTGTCGCCACGAAGGCCGGCGGGTACATCAAGCGGCCCTTCGTGGCCGTGTACATCGAGGACGCGCAGGGCACCACCGTGCGCAACCTGACGGTGTGGCTCAAGCAGGGCCGCCTGAATCCCCGCTGGCTGGCCGAACTGCGCCGCTGGACGCGCCAGAACGGCGATCTGGTGGAGACCGTCAGCTCGGCCACCCGCAATCCCGGTACGTACGCCGTTTCGTGGGACGGCAAGGACGACAAGGGCAAGCTGCTGCCACAGGGCGAATACTACGTGGTGGTCGAATCGGCCCGCGAGCACGGCCCGTACTCGCTGGTGCGCGAGAAGGTGACGGTCGGCGCCGCCGCCTTCAAGAAGGCCTTCACCGCCGACAATGACATTGAGGCCGCCAGTGTCAGCTTCGGCAAGGCCTGA
- a CDS encoding PepSY-associated TM helix domain-containing protein: MSTGPARPARRGRSSRAQANVTLRWLHTYTSMISLLVVLFFALTGITLNHPDWVFGTGEVRSELTGTMPVGWITDGKVNWLTVAETLRADQNLKGRAGDTRADDREADISFVGPGYSADTVIDLKTGTYTVNVLQQGAVAVMNDLHRGRDTGGAWKWVIDLSGAVLALVAVTGIGILLYMKKTRTQALSVMGVAAVAVLALAWHAIA, encoded by the coding sequence GTGTCCACCGGCCCCGCCCGGCCCGCTCGCCGGGGCCGCAGCAGCCGCGCGCAGGCGAACGTGACGCTGCGCTGGCTGCACACCTACACCTCCATGATCAGCCTGCTGGTCGTGCTGTTCTTCGCCCTGACCGGCATCACCCTCAACCACCCGGACTGGGTGTTCGGCACCGGTGAGGTCAGGAGCGAACTGACCGGCACCATGCCGGTGGGCTGGATCACGGACGGGAAGGTGAACTGGCTGACCGTGGCCGAGACGCTGCGCGCCGACCAGAACCTCAAGGGCCGCGCCGGCGACACCCGCGCCGACGACCGCGAGGCGGATATCTCCTTCGTCGGACCCGGCTACTCCGCCGACACCGTGATCGACCTGAAGACCGGGACGTACACCGTGAACGTGCTCCAGCAGGGCGCGGTCGCGGTCATGAACGACCTTCACCGCGGCCGCGACACCGGCGGCGCGTGGAAGTGGGTGATCGACCTCAGCGGGGCCGTGCTGGCCCTGGTGGCGGTCACTGGTATCGGCATCCTGCTGTACATGAAGAAGACCCGCACCCAGGCCCTGAGCGTGATGGGCGTCGCCGCCGTGGCTGTCCTCGCCCTCGCGTGGCACGCCATCGCCTGA
- a CDS encoding nitroreductase family protein, with amino-acid sequence MSLTPDEVRAFYDAHRTVRQYVTHEGGTPIPLPDEHLDVILHAAQRAPTDATAQLYSLVRITRPDLRARIAELTTNAHIASASEAFVVCADVQRVRRVLAVTGHEPGHWPAIAVHFGIGDAVMAGTNLLTAAEMLGYQGCWIGGVMNGLDGIISALNLPEGVLPFAALTIGRPAEHAPYRPRVPRPLVIHTDSYHAGTDDEIRDAVEVMNPIAARGRQPGDWARLMNAYFGAGGSMSKREPALRAALERQALAPTD; translated from the coding sequence ATGTCCCTGACGCCCGATGAAGTCCGCGCCTTCTACGACGCCCACCGCACCGTGCGGCAGTACGTCACACATGAGGGTGGCACGCCGATCCCGCTGCCGGACGAGCACCTGGACGTGATCCTGCACGCGGCGCAGCGGGCGCCGACCGACGCGACCGCGCAGCTGTACTCGCTCGTCCGGATCACCCGCCCGGACCTGCGGGCGCGCATCGCGGAACTCACCACGAACGCCCACATCGCCAGCGCGAGCGAGGCCTTCGTGGTGTGTGCGGACGTGCAGCGCGTGCGCCGCGTGCTGGCCGTGACCGGCCACGAGCCCGGGCACTGGCCGGCCATCGCCGTGCACTTCGGCATTGGGGACGCCGTCATGGCCGGCACGAATCTCCTCACGGCTGCCGAGATGCTCGGGTACCAGGGGTGCTGGATCGGGGGCGTCATGAATGGCCTGGACGGCATCATCAGCGCCCTGAACCTGCCGGAGGGCGTGCTGCCCTTCGCCGCCCTGACCATCGGCCGGCCCGCCGAGCACGCGCCCTACCGGCCCCGCGTGCCGCGCCCGCTGGTGATCCACACCGACTCGTACCACGCCGGCACCGACGACGAGATCCGGGACGCCGTCGAGGTGATGAATCCCATCGCGGCGCGGGGCAGGCAGCCCGGCGACTGGGCCCGCCTGATGAACGCGTACTTCGGCGCGGGCGGCAGCATGTCCAAGCGCGAGCCGGCGTTGCGCGCCGCTCTGGAGCGGCAGGCGCTGGCCCCGACCGACTGA
- a CDS encoding trans-sulfuration enzyme family protein, with amino-acid sequence MSADHTYDLTTLAARAGEEARPAGSVALAEPIYQSTVYAFPDLDTLDRAMSGEQPAAFYYRNGTPNAATLERALAVLEGTEAALAAGSGMAAISAALLGVLKAGDHVVADSRLYGVSYALLAEEFPRLGIDVTFVDACDHAEVEAAFRETTRVLHVESLTNPLLTVPDVPALAALAHARGALLSVDNTFASPAMFRPAQHGADLVTHSVSKYLSGHSNAFGGVACGRADVIAAARTRLLRLGGTISAFDAWMTMQGLKTLGLRMRAHSGNAQAVADVLANHPRVRAVYHPGLSDHPQFHLAMDLYPQGFGGMLSTEIEDAAGFVKALAGRIPLAPSLADVMTTISWPWGTSHRALPEAERRRLGITPDLLRLSIGIEDIGDLLADFESALDG; translated from the coding sequence ATGAGTGCCGATCACACGTACGACCTGACGACCCTCGCCGCCCGCGCCGGTGAGGAGGCCCGCCCGGCGGGCAGCGTGGCGCTGGCCGAGCCCATCTACCAGAGCACCGTGTACGCCTTCCCGGACCTGGACACCCTGGACCGGGCCATGTCGGGCGAGCAGCCCGCCGCGTTCTACTACCGCAACGGCACCCCCAACGCCGCCACCCTGGAGCGTGCCCTGGCCGTGCTGGAGGGCACCGAGGCCGCCCTGGCCGCCGGCAGCGGCATGGCGGCGATCAGCGCCGCGCTGCTGGGCGTGCTGAAGGCCGGGGACCACGTGGTCGCGGATTCCCGCCTGTACGGCGTGTCGTACGCGCTGCTGGCCGAGGAATTCCCGCGCCTGGGCATCGACGTGACCTTCGTGGACGCCTGCGACCACGCCGAGGTCGAGGCCGCCTTCCGCGAGACCACCCGCGTGCTGCACGTCGAGAGCCTGACCAATCCGCTGCTGACCGTGCCAGATGTGCCCGCGCTGGCGGCCCTGGCGCACGCCCGGGGCGCGCTGCTGTCGGTGGACAACACCTTTGCCAGCCCCGCCATGTTCCGGCCCGCCCAGCACGGCGCGGACCTCGTGACGCACTCGGTGAGCAAGTACCTCAGCGGGCACTCGAACGCCTTCGGTGGCGTCGCGTGCGGCCGGGCCGACGTGATTGCGGCGGCGCGTACCCGCCTGCTGCGGCTGGGCGGCACCATCAGCGCCTTCGACGCGTGGATGACCATGCAGGGCCTCAAGACCCTGGGCCTGCGGATGCGTGCCCACAGCGGCAACGCCCAGGCGGTCGCGGACGTGCTGGCGAACCACCCGCGCGTGCGGGCCGTGTACCACCCGGGCCTGTCCGACCACCCGCAGTTCCACCTCGCCATGGACCTGTACCCGCAGGGCTTCGGCGGCATGCTCAGCACCGAGATCGAGGACGCGGCCGGTTTCGTGAAGGCCCTGGCCGGGCGCATTCCGCTGGCCCCCAGCCTCGCGGACGTCATGACGACCATCTCGTGGCCGTGGGGCACGTCGCACCGTGCGCTGCCGGAAGCCGAGCGCCGCCGCCTCGGCATCACGCCGGACCTGCTGCGCCTGAGCATCGGCATCGAGGACATAGGTGACCTGCTGGCCGACTTCGAGAGCGCTCTGGACGGGTAG
- a CDS encoding GNAT family N-acetyltransferase, protein MTHAGPPPPHTVTIRGRRPRDLPVLERWLADPAAEWRRWDAPYFHPAATTASLRSYVQQLSMTATRPDERVIDLDGVCVGMVNRSEEEPAGGGWWDLGVLIYDPVHWGRGIGTRALALWVQATLDETDAHVLTFTTWGGNERMIRAARRLGFRESSRVREARVVDGQRYDSVRLDLLRREWTPPQR, encoded by the coding sequence GTGACGCACGCCGGCCCACCCCCCCCGCACACGGTGACCATCCGGGGCCGCCGCCCGCGTGACCTGCCGGTGCTGGAGCGCTGGCTGGCCGACCCGGCCGCCGAGTGGCGCCGCTGGGACGCGCCGTACTTCCACCCGGCCGCCACCACGGCGTCGCTGCGAAGCTATGTGCAGCAGCTGTCCATGACCGCCACCCGCCCGGACGAGCGCGTGATCGACCTAGACGGGGTGTGCGTGGGCATGGTGAACCGCTCGGAGGAGGAACCCGCTGGCGGCGGGTGGTGGGACCTGGGCGTGCTGATCTACGACCCGGTGCACTGGGGCCGGGGCATCGGCACGCGGGCGCTGGCGCTGTGGGTGCAGGCGACCCTGGACGAGACGGACGCGCACGTGCTGACCTTCACCACGTGGGGCGGCAACGAGCGCATGATCCGCGCCGCGCGGCGCCTGGGCTTTCGAGAGTCCAGCCGGGTGCGCGAGGCGCGCGTGGTGGACGGCCAGCGCTACGACAGCGTCCGCCTGGATCTGCTGCGCCGCGAGTGGACGCCGCCCCAGCGGTGA
- a CDS encoding diacylglycerol kinase, with protein MRSDGSALSLRRFWRSAGFAWAGVRHVYATQANFRVEVWCAVLALATAAWLGVALAPIVLCCALVLSLELVNTAVEAIVDLVSPKWHALAKIAKDAMAAAVLVASAGSLGVAAAVLLPALWHRLLP; from the coding sequence ATGAGGTCCGACGGGTCCGCCCTGAGCCTGCGCCGCTTCTGGCGCTCCGCGGGCTTCGCGTGGGCGGGTGTGCGGCACGTCTACGCGACCCAGGCGAACTTCCGGGTGGAGGTGTGGTGCGCGGTGCTGGCGCTGGCGACCGCGGCGTGGCTGGGCGTGGCCCTGGCGCCCATCGTGCTGTGCTGCGCGCTGGTGCTGTCACTGGAACTGGTGAACACGGCGGTGGAGGCCATCGTGGACCTCGTCAGCCCCAAGTGGCACGCGCTGGCGAAGATCGCCAAGGACGCGATGGCGGCGGCGGTGCTGGTGGCGAGCGCGGGGTCGCTGGGCGTGGCGGCGGCCGTGCTGCTGCCCGCGCTGTGGCACCGGCTGCTGCCGTGA
- the ybeY gene encoding rRNA maturation RNase YbeY, whose amino-acid sequence MIDLVVRKAPPAGLRPALRASLEAVMAHFGVADREVTVVLVGDRAIRDLKRETWGEDAPTDVLSFPTWEPGDPFMPPHLGDIVISLDTAARQAEARGHPLTREVALLASHGLTHLVGHDHPHAEGLGFEEGARGPEWQVFHDAWDAARAALP is encoded by the coding sequence ATGATCGACCTCGTCGTCCGCAAGGCCCCGCCGGCTGGCCTGCGCCCGGCCCTGCGCGCCAGCCTGGAGGCCGTCATGGCCCACTTCGGCGTGGCGGACCGCGAGGTGACGGTCGTGCTGGTCGGGGACCGCGCCATCCGCGACCTCAAGCGCGAGACGTGGGGCGAGGACGCGCCGACCGACGTCCTGAGTTTTCCCACGTGGGAGCCCGGCGATCCCTTCATGCCGCCGCACCTGGGCGACATCGTGATCAGCCTCGACACGGCCGCCCGGCAGGCGGAGGCCCGCGGGCACCCACTGACGCGCGAGGTGGCGCTGCTCGCCAGTCACGGCCTGACCCATCTGGTGGGCCATGACCACCCGCACGCCGAGGGTCTGGGCTTCGAGGAGGGCGCGCGTGGCCCCGAGTGGCAGGTCTTCCACGACGCCTGGGACGCGGCCCGCGCCGCCCTGCCGTAA
- a CDS encoding PhoH family protein: protein MTDPAQNVQPSSPSQGSATATVTLTDQREAYALLGAGDANLRRMRELTRARLVARGETVTMTGEPADVQQAERMVRDALDVVRGGGELTPDSLLRSARLSGEGRSLAAETQVSGLSLPRGLKPKTPGQKVYLEKIEKSDITFGVGPAGTGKTYMAVAMAVQALKAKKVKRIILTRPAVEAGEKLGFLPGDLQAKIDPYLRPLYDALQDMLDQEKFESYLTSGVIEIAPLAFMRGRTLNDAFIILDEAQNTTGEQMKMFLTRMGFSSRVVVTGDVTQIDLPRHITSGLAVAKRILSSIEGIAWHEFTDVDVVRHPLVGRIIKAYESAEDAEQDKRAARRGEFATIPEGESDPPQPAS, encoded by the coding sequence TTGACTGACCCTGCCCAGAATGTCCAGCCGTCTTCTCCGTCCCAGGGAAGCGCGACGGCGACCGTCACCCTGACCGACCAGCGGGAGGCCTACGCCCTGCTCGGCGCGGGCGACGCGAACCTGCGCCGCATGCGTGAACTCACGCGCGCCCGGCTGGTGGCCCGCGGCGAGACCGTGACCATGACCGGCGAGCCTGCCGACGTGCAACAGGCCGAGCGCATGGTGCGCGACGCCCTGGACGTCGTGCGCGGCGGCGGCGAACTCACACCGGACAGCCTGCTGCGCTCCGCGCGCCTGAGCGGCGAGGGCCGCAGCCTGGCCGCCGAGACGCAGGTCAGCGGCCTGAGCCTGCCGCGCGGCCTGAAACCCAAGACGCCGGGGCAGAAGGTGTACCTCGAGAAGATCGAGAAAAGTGACATCACCTTCGGCGTCGGCCCGGCCGGCACCGGCAAGACGTACATGGCCGTGGCGATGGCCGTGCAGGCCCTCAAGGCGAAAAAGGTCAAGCGCATCATCCTGACCCGGCCGGCCGTCGAGGCGGGCGAGAAGCTGGGCTTTTTGCCGGGCGACCTGCAGGCCAAGATCGACCCGTACCTGCGCCCGCTGTACGACGCGCTCCAGGACATGCTCGACCAGGAGAAGTTCGAGTCGTACCTGACGAGCGGCGTGATCGAGATCGCTCCGCTGGCGTTCATGCGCGGCCGCACGCTGAACGACGCGTTCATCATTCTGGACGAGGCGCAGAACACCACGGGCGAGCAGATGAAGATGTTCCTGACCCGCATGGGCTTCTCCAGCCGGGTGGTCGTGACCGGGGACGTCACGCAGATCGACCTGCCGCGTCACATCACTAGCGGTCTGGCGGTTGCCAAGCGCATCCTGAGCAGCATCGAGGGCATCGCGTGGCACGAGTTCACCGACGTGGACGTGGTGCGCCATCCGCTGGTCGGGCGCATCATCAAGGCCTACGAGTCCGCCGAGGACGCCGAGCAGGACAAGCGCGCGGCGCGCCGGGGCGAATTCGCGACCATCCCCGAGGGCGAAAGCGATCCACCCCAGCCAGCCAGCTGA
- the aroE gene encoding shikimate dehydrogenase yields MTAQDASALSLQAFLFADPAAHSLSPHMHRAAFQSAGLRGDYTAVRVPAPDLAAAVAGLRRPGVLGANLSLPHKEAALPLLDDLTPAARAIGAVNTIIHRGGRLTGENTDAPGLLEDLREHWPHGEGVPGAVVVLGAGGAARAGVYTALTLLGRDVVVVNRTPERARQLVASWPGAGAWGRLEAADASSVPWTDVALVINASSAGLNNPEQTPLDAAYLRRLPPGALVYDMVYAPPETRLMADARAAGLRAANGLGMLAQQARLAFTAWTGRDVPVTVFREALDSPRSGERK; encoded by the coding sequence GTGACCGCGCAGGACGCCTCCGCGTTATCCCTTCAGGCCTTCCTGTTCGCAGACCCGGCCGCGCACTCGCTGTCCCCGCACATGCACCGCGCCGCGTTCCAGTCCGCCGGCCTGCGTGGGGACTACACGGCGGTGCGCGTGCCCGCCCCGGATCTCGCGGCGGCCGTGGCGGGCCTGCGGCGCCCCGGTGTCCTCGGCGCGAACCTCAGCCTGCCGCACAAGGAAGCGGCGCTGCCCCTGCTCGATGACCTCACGCCGGCCGCACGGGCCATCGGTGCGGTGAACACGATCATCCACCGCGGCGGCCGGCTGACCGGTGAGAACACCGACGCGCCGGGACTGCTGGAAGACCTGCGCGAGCACTGGCCGCACGGCGAGGGCGTGCCGGGCGCGGTGGTCGTGCTCGGCGCGGGCGGCGCGGCGCGGGCGGGCGTGTACACCGCGCTCACGCTGCTGGGCCGGGACGTGGTCGTCGTGAACCGGACCCCGGAGCGGGCCCGGCAGCTCGTGGCGTCGTGGCCAGGAGCCGGCGCTTGGGGCCGTCTGGAGGCCGCCGACGCCTCCTCCGTGCCGTGGACCGACGTGGCGCTCGTGATCAACGCCAGCAGCGCGGGTCTGAACAATCCGGAGCAGACTCCGCTGGACGCGGCGTACCTGCGCCGTCTGCCCCCTGGCGCGCTGGTGTACGACATGGTGTACGCTCCGCCCGAGACGCGGCTGATGGCCGACGCCCGCGCGGCCGGTCTGCGGGCCGCCAATGGCCTGGGCATGCTCGCGCAGCAGGCGCGGCTCGCCTTCACGGCGTGGACGGGCCGGGACGTGCCCGTGACGGTCTTCCGCGAGGCGCTGGACTCGCCCCGGTCCGGCGAGCGGAAATGA